One Saccharopolyspora erythraea NRRL 2338 genomic region harbors:
- a CDS encoding polyprenyl synthetase family protein, producing the protein MPVPHLAREQATAEDAVVEADLPGRVQETLADYLRTRRTQSRELDAAFATAVDELVRFVLGGGKRIRPTFAWWGWRAAGGAADGPQAQAMLRAASSLELLQACALVHDDLIDDSDTRRGNPTVHQAFAALHRHQRWNGEDRQFGMAAAILLGDLALAWADDMLHASGLPPEAMARGLRPWRAMRTEVLAGQYLDLLGPVRGDETPQAALRIDELKSASYTVQRPLELGAELAGADETALEALRRFGSDIGVAFQLRDDLLGVFGDPEVTGKPAGDDLREGKRTLLIAEALESAQGQGDQDALDLLRGVLGDENLDEKRVEQSREALRRLGAVDAVERRITELTGTAMAALHGAGLAEPAASRLAELAVAVTDRNR; encoded by the coding sequence GTGCCTGTACCGCATTTGGCCCGTGAGCAAGCCACCGCCGAGGACGCCGTCGTGGAAGCAGATCTGCCCGGTCGGGTGCAGGAGACCCTGGCCGACTACCTGCGGACCCGCCGTACCCAGAGCCGCGAGCTCGACGCGGCTTTCGCGACGGCGGTGGACGAGCTCGTGCGTTTCGTCCTGGGCGGCGGCAAGCGCATCCGCCCCACCTTCGCGTGGTGGGGGTGGCGCGCCGCGGGCGGTGCGGCCGACGGTCCCCAGGCGCAGGCGATGCTGCGCGCCGCGAGCTCGCTGGAGCTGCTGCAGGCGTGCGCCCTGGTCCACGACGACCTGATCGACGACTCCGACACCCGCCGCGGCAACCCGACCGTGCACCAGGCGTTCGCCGCGCTGCACCGGCACCAGCGCTGGAACGGCGAGGACCGGCAGTTCGGCATGGCCGCCGCGATCCTGCTCGGCGACCTGGCCCTGGCGTGGGCCGACGACATGCTGCACGCCTCCGGCCTGCCGCCGGAGGCCATGGCGCGCGGCCTGCGCCCGTGGCGGGCGATGCGCACCGAGGTCCTCGCCGGCCAGTACCTGGACCTGCTGGGTCCGGTGCGCGGTGACGAGACGCCGCAGGCCGCGCTGCGCATCGACGAGCTGAAGTCGGCCTCCTACACCGTTCAGCGCCCGCTGGAGCTCGGCGCGGAGCTCGCGGGTGCCGACGAGACGGCGCTGGAGGCTCTGCGGCGCTTCGGCAGCGACATCGGCGTCGCATTCCAGCTCCGCGACGACCTGCTCGGCGTGTTCGGCGACCCCGAGGTCACCGGCAAGCCCGCGGGCGACGACCTGCGCGAGGGCAAGCGGACCCTGTTGATCGCCGAAGCCCTGGAAAGCGCCCAGGGTCAGGGCGACCAGGACGCCCTCGACCTGCTGCGCGGTGTGCTGGGCGACGAGAACCTGGACGAGAAGCGCGTCGAGCAGAGCAGGGAGGCCCTTCGGCGGCTGGGCGCGGTCGACGCCGTCGAACGCCGCATCACCGAGCTCACCGGCACCGCGATGGCCGCGCTGCACGGCGCCGGGCTGGCCGAGCCCGCCGCGTCGCGGCTGGCGGAGCTGGCCGTGGCGGTCACCGACCGGAACCGCTGA
- the metF gene encoding methylenetetrahydrofolate reductase [NAD(P)H]: protein MTAVVDRLAGGRTGFSVEFFPPRDDEEERILWRAVRELEPLDPAFVSVTYGAGGSSRDRTIRTTGRIAQETTLTPVAHLTAVNHSVAELRNVIGWYAAVGVCNVLAIRGDPPGDPNGEWVTHPEGLTYAEELVRLVRELGDFCVGVAAFPHGHPRSTCLDTDVEHLVRKIQTGAEFAVAQLFLEPEHFLRLRDRMSERGCDVPLLPGIMPITTPRVLRKFGELSGAPVPPAVLERLEPLADDAAAFRAEGVVLATELCERLIAEGVPALHFYTLNRSKATREVVSNLGLLPARA from the coding sequence ATGACGGCGGTGGTGGACCGGCTGGCAGGCGGGCGCACGGGGTTCTCGGTGGAGTTCTTCCCGCCGCGCGACGACGAGGAGGAGCGCATCCTCTGGCGCGCGGTGCGCGAGCTCGAACCGCTGGACCCGGCGTTCGTGTCGGTGACCTACGGCGCGGGCGGCTCCAGCCGCGACCGCACGATCCGCACCACCGGCCGGATCGCCCAGGAGACCACCCTGACGCCGGTCGCGCACCTGACCGCCGTGAACCACTCGGTGGCCGAGCTGCGCAACGTCATCGGCTGGTACGCCGCCGTCGGCGTGTGCAACGTGCTGGCCATCCGCGGTGACCCGCCGGGCGACCCCAACGGCGAGTGGGTGACGCACCCGGAGGGCCTGACCTACGCCGAGGAGCTGGTGCGGCTGGTGCGCGAGCTGGGCGACTTCTGCGTCGGCGTCGCGGCCTTCCCGCACGGACACCCGCGCTCGACCTGCCTCGACACCGATGTCGAGCACCTGGTGCGCAAGATCCAGACCGGGGCCGAGTTCGCCGTCGCGCAGCTCTTCCTGGAGCCGGAGCACTTCCTGCGGCTGCGCGACCGCATGTCGGAGCGGGGCTGCGACGTGCCGCTGCTGCCGGGCATCATGCCGATCACCACGCCGCGTGTTCTGCGCAAGTTCGGCGAGCTGTCGGGAGCGCCGGTGCCGCCCGCCGTGCTGGAACGCCTCGAGCCGTTGGCCGACGACGCCGCGGCGTTCCGCGCCGAAGGCGTGGTGCTGGCGACGGAGCTGTGCGAACGGCTGATCGCCGAGGGCGTGCCCGCGCTGCACTTCTACACGCTCAACCGCTCGAAGGCCACGCGGGAGGTCGTGTCCAACCTGGGCCTGCTGCCCGCCCGCGCCTGA
- a CDS encoding helix-turn-helix transcriptional regulator yields MPETSARLLLLLSLLQARREWPTDELAARLEVSRRTVRRDVDRLRDLGYPVHVTRGPGAAYRLDAGSRLPPLLFDDEQAVAVAVALRTAPTTVSGIDEAAARALATIRQVMPARLRHAIDAMRVTPLANPWELAAPRVDSGLLLSLGTAVRGGEVLAFDYLDHSGPGEERQPSRRVEPHHLVIWSGRWYLVGWDQGLPGWAAFRVDRVSAPTATGRRFARRELPGGDVAAFVTSQFDRGDVPGHWPCRGEVVLDAPAEVVARWAPGGPVVEALGPDRCRLVLGAWSWIGLAALVGTFAADIEVIGPPELVAACAELSHRYAAAAGFPAPQGG; encoded by the coding sequence ATGCCAGAGACCTCCGCGCGGCTGCTGCTCCTGCTGTCCCTCCTCCAGGCCCGGCGCGAGTGGCCGACCGACGAGCTCGCGGCGCGGCTGGAGGTCAGCCGCCGGACCGTGCGCAGGGACGTCGACCGCCTGCGCGATCTCGGCTACCCCGTGCACGTCACCAGGGGACCGGGCGCCGCCTACCGGCTGGACGCCGGGTCGCGGCTGCCGCCGCTGCTGTTCGACGACGAGCAGGCCGTAGCCGTCGCGGTCGCGCTGCGGACCGCGCCGACCACGGTCTCCGGCATCGACGAGGCGGCCGCGCGGGCGCTGGCGACCATCCGGCAGGTGATGCCCGCGCGGCTGCGGCACGCGATCGACGCGATGCGGGTGACCCCGCTGGCCAACCCGTGGGAGCTGGCCGCCCCGCGGGTGGACTCCGGATTGCTGCTCTCGCTGGGCACGGCGGTGCGCGGCGGTGAGGTGCTGGCGTTCGACTACCTCGACCACTCCGGACCCGGCGAGGAGCGGCAGCCGTCGAGACGGGTCGAACCGCACCACCTCGTCATCTGGAGCGGCCGCTGGTACCTGGTCGGATGGGATCAGGGACTCCCCGGCTGGGCCGCCTTCCGGGTCGACCGCGTCTCCGCACCCACCGCGACCGGACGCCGGTTCGCCCGCCGGGAACTGCCGGGTGGCGACGTAGCAGCCTTCGTGACCAGCCAGTTCGACCGCGGTGACGTGCCCGGCCACTGGCCGTGCCGCGGTGAGGTCGTGCTGGACGCACCGGCGGAGGTCGTCGCCCGCTGGGCACCGGGCGGTCCCGTCGTCGAGGCACTCGGACCGGACCGCTGCCGCCTCGTCCTCGGCGCGTGGTCGTGGATCGGTCTCGCCGCGCTGGTCGGCACCTTCGCCGCCGACATCGAGGTGATCGGCCCGCCCGAGCTCGTCGCCGCGTGCGCCGAGCTGTCCCACCGGTACGCCGCCGCGGCTGGCTTTCCGGCCCCGCAAGGCGGCTGA